The Peribacillus sp. FSL P2-0133 genome has a segment encoding these proteins:
- a CDS encoding amidohydrolase: MNTIYWLKNVRLECGYRKENERVTGTMTGLFHLLMEDGRITKIVKDGEAIHEDLPVEDAKGLLALPSFIEKHVHLDKTLMGDVWRACTPSSSVIERFENEKRVLPSIATSTCKRAESLLEILLASGSAHIRTHVDIYPEVGLQNLEQVQQALAGYSHRLSSEIVAFAQHGLLRSGSVKLVREALRNGAGIVGAVDPATVDNNIEASLVQLMDLAVEANADVDLHLHDPGHLGTFTMKRLAALTKQAGWEGRVALSHAFGIGDLSKEEAYDLADILRDAGISIVTSVPINRQMPPVDLLHERGVEVSVGNDNIFDVWSPLGNGDILERAGRLAERFKWIDEVSLSRTLGYITGGKTPLDEKGNQVWPKAGDAASLVLVDASCSAEAIARRSERKAVIYKGNLVSGSLYKQKQSIER, encoded by the coding sequence ATGAACACAATCTATTGGTTAAAGAATGTTCGTTTGGAATGTGGTTACCGGAAAGAGAATGAAAGAGTTACAGGAACGATGACCGGGCTATTTCATCTGTTGATGGAGGATGGAAGGATCACGAAGATTGTCAAAGATGGGGAAGCCATACATGAAGATTTGCCGGTGGAAGATGCAAAAGGATTGCTGGCGTTACCATCCTTCATCGAAAAGCATGTTCATCTTGATAAGACACTGATGGGGGATGTTTGGAGAGCGTGCACTCCTTCTTCAAGTGTCATTGAACGCTTTGAAAATGAGAAGAGGGTTTTGCCTTCCATTGCAACAAGCACATGTAAACGTGCTGAATCTTTACTGGAAATCCTTTTAGCTTCTGGCTCTGCACATATACGGACTCATGTTGATATTTATCCGGAAGTGGGGTTGCAAAACTTAGAGCAGGTACAACAGGCGCTTGCTGGATATTCTCATAGACTCAGTTCAGAAATCGTCGCATTTGCGCAGCACGGATTATTGCGTTCCGGTTCTGTCAAGCTTGTCAGGGAGGCATTGCGAAACGGAGCAGGAATTGTCGGGGCGGTGGATCCAGCCACAGTCGATAACAATATTGAAGCATCGCTGGTTCAATTGATGGATTTAGCAGTGGAAGCGAACGCTGATGTGGACTTGCATTTGCATGATCCAGGCCATCTGGGCACGTTCACAATGAAACGTTTAGCAGCTCTGACCAAGCAGGCGGGCTGGGAAGGCAGGGTAGCATTAAGCCATGCTTTCGGTATCGGGGACTTATCTAAGGAAGAAGCCTATGATTTGGCTGACATTCTTAGGGATGCAGGGATTTCCATCGTCACCAGTGTCCCTATTAACAGGCAGATGCCCCCTGTTGATTTATTACATGAAAGAGGGGTTGAAGTATCAGTAGGAAATGATAATATCTTTGATGTATGGTCCCCACTTGGGAATGGTGACATCTTGGAGAGAGCAGGAAGGCTCGCAGAACGTTTCAAATGGATTGATGAAGTCTCACTTTCCCGAACACTCGGGTATATAACCGGCGGAAAAACCCCATTGGACGAAAAGGGGAACCAGGTATGGCCGAAAGCGGGAGATGCCGCAAGTCTGGTGTTAGTTGACGCAAGCTGTTCTGCAGAGGCGATTGCCAGGCGTTCTGAACGTAAAGCGGTCATTTACAAAGGAAACTTGGTTTCCGGTTCACTATATAAACAAAAGCAATCAATTGAACGGTAA
- a CDS encoding amidohydrolase family protein, with product MSQSYWLTNVRLENGFTYNENETITGTETGNYHIKIENGKISSILLAKESITDQDPQHDVHGLLMVPSFKEMHIHIDKTYYGGPWKACMPAINGVKTRIEEEQVLLPELLPTAKVRAEKMLDLLLDFGSTHIRTHCNIDPVIGLKNLEATIQALEGYKDKLTYEIVAFPQHGLLRSNSVGLIREAMKNGANLVGGVDPATIDENIERSLETIMDIAVEYNSDIDVHLHDPDHLGLFTMQRLASLTEDAGWQGRVTVSHASGLADLSVPDATGIAERFSETGISITSTVPIFRTIPIPLLHEKGVKVELGNDSINDHWTPFGIGDNLEKAGRLAERFRMIEERSLAQSLQFITGGKTPLNQDGVKAWPNVGDEANIVLLDASCSAEAVARRAKRAAVIFRGNVVSGSISSFETTGV from the coding sequence ATGTCTCAATCGTATTGGTTGACGAATGTACGCTTGGAAAATGGTTTTACTTATAATGAAAATGAAACGATCACCGGCACTGAAACCGGAAATTACCACATCAAGATTGAAAATGGAAAAATATCCTCGATTTTATTAGCGAAGGAATCGATAACGGATCAGGATCCACAGCATGATGTTCACGGTCTCCTGATGGTCCCCTCGTTTAAGGAAATGCATATCCACATTGATAAAACCTACTATGGCGGTCCGTGGAAGGCTTGCATGCCTGCCATTAATGGCGTGAAAACCCGGATAGAAGAAGAGCAGGTCTTACTGCCAGAATTATTGCCTACTGCTAAAGTAAGAGCGGAAAAAATGCTGGATTTATTATTGGACTTCGGATCTACCCATATACGCACACATTGCAACATTGACCCCGTTATAGGTCTGAAAAACTTGGAAGCCACCATTCAGGCACTGGAAGGATATAAGGATAAATTGACGTATGAAATCGTCGCATTCCCACAGCATGGACTATTACGCAGCAATTCCGTCGGTTTGATAAGGGAGGCCATGAAGAATGGCGCGAATCTGGTAGGCGGCGTGGATCCCGCCACCATTGATGAAAACATAGAGCGATCACTTGAAACAATCATGGATATCGCGGTTGAATATAATTCCGATATCGATGTCCATTTACATGATCCGGATCACCTTGGACTCTTCACGATGCAGCGCCTCGCTTCACTGACTGAAGACGCAGGCTGGCAAGGAAGGGTCACGGTTAGCCACGCAAGCGGTTTGGCAGATCTTTCAGTCCCGGACGCAACAGGCATAGCCGAAAGGTTTTCGGAAACAGGAATATCGATTACATCCACAGTGCCGATCTTCAGAACGATTCCCATCCCCCTGCTTCATGAAAAAGGGGTGAAAGTCGAATTAGGTAATGACAGCATCAATGATCATTGGACACCCTTTGGCATCGGGGACAATCTGGAAAAGGCCGGTCGCCTTGCCGAGAGGTTTCGCATGATTGAAGAACGATCCTTAGCGCAAAGCCTACAATTCATAACAGGAGGGAAGACCCCATTAAACCAAGACGGGGTCAAGGCATGGCCTAATGTCGGTGATGAGGCGAATATCGTGTTGCTTGATGCCAGTTGTTCTGCGGAAGCGGTGGCTAGAAGGGCAAAGCGGGCCGCTGTCATCTTCAGGGGCAATGTTGTTAGCGGATCTATTTCATCTTTTGAGACGACAGGTGTTTAA
- a CDS encoding glutathione ABC transporter substrate-binding protein — MGLKRGTGKLFLVMIMAIIITGCSSNNDVNTTASDPNRASNKGGTLVIARLSDAENLDQQFMSTINAASVTHHKVYEGLVQRDENSEIQPMLAEKWKQINDTTWEFKLREDVKFHDGTPFNADAVKKTFDRLLDPKVASPRAVVFEMVKEVKPVDEFTVQFILKEPFSPLLSILANHEGGIISPKTIEKYGKKIIQEPNGTGPFVFDSWSPGQEITLTKNDSYWGDEPKVDKVIFKVVPEDSTRISMIETGEAQIAEPLPVAVMDQVESSPAMDVYRSEGYGTEYLGFNVNKEPFNDVRVRKAIAHAIEMDSIIKGVFNNVGVKANSLMGSKVFGYNEDLEAYDYNLKEAKKLMAEAGYSEGLDATILTMDSKERVNLAEVLQSQLKGIGINLKVQVMEYGSFVEQVNKGQSEMFIISWRNATGDADYNQYNLFHTESQGAAGNTFFYSNEKVDRLIDAARKEKEEGKRKELYAEAQEIEMGDTPYIPVRVIENVAAVAKEVKGFSISPSGYLEINDVTIK; from the coding sequence ATGGGGTTAAAACGTGGGACAGGTAAGCTTTTTCTAGTCATGATCATGGCTATCATCATTACGGGCTGTTCTTCTAACAATGACGTAAACACAACGGCAAGTGATCCGAACCGGGCATCAAACAAAGGGGGGACATTGGTCATTGCCCGCTTATCCGACGCTGAGAATTTGGATCAGCAGTTCATGTCCACGATTAACGCCGCTAGCGTCACTCACCATAAAGTCTATGAAGGTCTTGTACAACGGGATGAGAATAGTGAGATACAGCCAATGCTAGCAGAAAAATGGAAGCAAATAAATGACACGACCTGGGAATTCAAGCTTAGGGAAGATGTAAAGTTTCATGATGGCACGCCATTTAATGCAGACGCAGTAAAAAAGACGTTTGATCGACTATTAGATCCGAAGGTAGCTTCTCCCAGGGCAGTAGTGTTCGAAATGGTAAAAGAGGTGAAACCGGTTGATGAATTTACCGTGCAATTCATTTTAAAGGAGCCATTTTCCCCTCTCCTTTCCATATTGGCGAATCACGAAGGCGGAATCATCAGTCCGAAAACGATTGAAAAGTATGGAAAAAAGATCATCCAGGAACCGAATGGAACCGGTCCTTTCGTTTTTGATTCATGGTCCCCAGGGCAGGAAATCACATTGACGAAAAACGACAGCTATTGGGGAGACGAGCCAAAAGTGGACAAGGTCATCTTCAAGGTCGTCCCGGAAGACTCCACGAGGATATCGATGATTGAAACCGGTGAAGCGCAAATCGCAGAGCCTCTTCCTGTAGCTGTCATGGACCAGGTTGAATCTTCACCGGCAATGGATGTTTACCGCAGTGAAGGGTATGGTACCGAATATTTAGGTTTCAATGTCAATAAAGAACCGTTCAATGATGTAAGGGTCCGTAAAGCCATCGCCCATGCCATTGAAATGGACTCGATCATCAAGGGTGTCTTTAATAATGTGGGAGTGAAGGCGAACTCCTTGATGGGCTCTAAAGTATTCGGTTACAACGAAGATCTCGAAGCTTATGATTACAATCTGAAGGAAGCGAAGAAACTGATGGCCGAAGCTGGATATTCAGAAGGCTTGGATGCAACCATCCTGACAATGGACAGTAAAGAAAGAGTTAACTTGGCCGAGGTCCTGCAATCCCAACTAAAAGGTATCGGGATTAATTTGAAGGTGCAGGTGATGGAGTACGGTTCGTTCGTTGAACAAGTGAATAAAGGGCAATCGGAAATGTTCATCATCAGTTGGAGAAACGCGACCGGTGATGCCGATTATAATCAATATAATCTATTTCATACGGAATCACAGGGAGCGGCAGGAAATACATTCTTTTACAGTAATGAAAAGGTTGATCGTTTAATAGATGCCGCCAGGAAGGAAAAAGAAGAAGGGAAACGCAAAGAACTGTACGCAGAGGCACAGGAAATCGAGATGGGTGACACCCCGTATATTCCTGTAAGGGTCATAGAAAATGTTGCTGCAGTCGCTAAAGAAGTAAAAGGATTTTCAATCAGCCCTTCAGGCTATCTGGAAATAAATGACGTAACGATAAAGTGA
- a CDS encoding amidohydrolase translates to MNEAYWLTNVTLDSGFVFENERIDRTKTAAYNMYIKNGIIKELQLASSMPLKTDDPVHDAGKLLALPPFKEMHNHLDKTYLGLPWKSCTPVPNLIERLKLEAKELAELAETGRLRAERMLQLLLSGGATHVRTHVNIDPYIGMKNLEEIQSALYRFKGKMTYEIVAFPQHGLLRTNSKGLMRQAMKGASLVGGLDPGGVDNNIEASLFEMVDLAVEFDADIDIHIHDPGHLGLYTIKKLASLIDEAGWKNRAAISHAFALGDVSIGESNELASELSNLGVAIMSTVPINRVIPPIDSLHEKNVHVALGCDGFYDSWSPFGTGDMLEKAGRLAERYNWKDEYALSQSLQFITGGVKTLDPEGNRLWPQVGNDASMVFVDASCAAEAVARRSKRAAVMVNGNLVYGGLDRESALKSN, encoded by the coding sequence ATGAATGAAGCATACTGGCTTACAAACGTTACACTTGATAGTGGATTTGTTTTTGAGAATGAACGAATTGATAGGACGAAGACAGCTGCATACAACATGTATATAAAAAATGGGATCATAAAGGAATTGCAATTGGCTTCAAGTATGCCTTTGAAAACGGATGATCCTGTTCACGACGCGGGAAAGCTGCTTGCACTTCCTCCTTTTAAGGAGATGCATAACCATCTTGACAAGACTTATTTAGGACTGCCATGGAAGTCATGCACTCCGGTTCCGAATTTAATCGAACGCTTAAAGTTAGAAGCAAAAGAGCTTGCTGAACTGGCTGAAACCGGTCGGCTCCGGGCTGAACGGATGCTTCAATTATTGTTAAGCGGCGGGGCGACGCATGTAAGGACGCATGTTAACATCGATCCATACATCGGTATGAAGAACTTGGAAGAGATTCAAAGCGCATTATATCGTTTCAAAGGGAAAATGACATACGAGATCGTGGCTTTCCCGCAGCATGGACTGCTAAGAACGAATTCAAAAGGGTTGATGAGACAAGCGATGAAAGGGGCGTCTTTGGTGGGCGGCCTGGATCCTGGCGGCGTGGATAATAATATAGAAGCTTCCCTATTTGAAATGGTCGATTTGGCCGTTGAATTTGATGCAGATATTGATATTCATATACATGATCCCGGTCATCTAGGTTTATATACGATCAAGAAACTGGCTTCTTTGATCGATGAAGCAGGGTGGAAAAACAGAGCGGCCATCAGTCATGCTTTTGCGCTTGGTGATGTTTCAATAGGAGAATCAAATGAACTGGCCAGTGAATTATCTAACCTGGGGGTAGCCATCATGTCTACAGTTCCGATCAACAGGGTCATTCCCCCGATTGATTCACTGCATGAAAAAAATGTTCATGTTGCTCTCGGATGCGATGGCTTTTATGACTCCTGGTCCCCGTTCGGTACAGGAGATATGCTGGAAAAGGCAGGCCGATTGGCCGAGAGGTACAACTGGAAGGACGAGTATGCATTGTCTCAATCGCTCCAATTCATTACGGGAGGGGTCAAGACACTGGACCCTGAAGGAAATCGTTTATGGCCGCAAGTGGGAAATGATGCAAGTATGGTTTTTGTGGATGCATCATGTGCTGCCGAGGCGGTTGCCAGGAGATCGAAACGTGCTGCGGTTATGGTCAATGGAAATCTGGTTTACGGCGGACTCGATCGCGAATCTGCCTTGAAGTCGAATTGA